A DNA window from Pseudarthrobacter sp. W1I19 contains the following coding sequences:
- a CDS encoding ribokinase: MSAAAEPAAVDPGANQGDDRQPGRIVVVGSLNADLTIYCERLPLPGETVHGNGFAVNPGGKSANQAVAASLLGGNVSLVGAVGDDPNGAMLLSSAARAGVDVGHVRTSYEPTGVAVIAVDSNGENNIIISAGANGTLSPADVGEASDVLAEAAVVCLCLEVGMETVLAAAQAGHDAGATVLLNLSPYAHIPAALAELTDVLLVNAHEAALFLGPGASVPGADARAAQWDAVRERFAERGIRQVLVTLGSNGSVVLDSLASPDRLVTFVKPIKVSAVDTTGAGDAFTGAVAVRLAAGDGLADAAAFASVAAALATTRKGTQAAYPEAADVERLLG; encoded by the coding sequence ATGAGCGCCGCCGCTGAGCCAGCCGCCGTTGACCCGGGCGCCAATCAAGGCGACGACAGGCAGCCGGGCAGGATCGTCGTCGTCGGCTCCCTGAACGCCGACCTCACCATCTACTGCGAACGCCTCCCGCTGCCCGGTGAGACGGTGCACGGCAACGGGTTCGCCGTGAACCCGGGCGGCAAGAGCGCCAACCAGGCAGTGGCCGCCAGCCTGCTGGGCGGGAACGTTAGCCTGGTGGGCGCGGTGGGGGATGACCCCAACGGCGCCATGCTGCTCTCCTCAGCGGCGAGAGCGGGTGTGGACGTAGGGCATGTCCGCACGTCGTACGAGCCAACGGGCGTCGCCGTGATCGCCGTGGATTCCAACGGCGAGAACAACATCATCATCTCCGCCGGCGCCAACGGCACCCTCTCACCGGCAGACGTGGGAGAGGCCTCGGACGTCCTGGCGGAGGCCGCCGTCGTGTGCCTTTGCCTTGAAGTCGGCATGGAGACAGTACTGGCCGCAGCGCAGGCAGGGCACGACGCCGGCGCAACAGTCCTGCTGAACCTCTCGCCGTACGCGCACATCCCGGCAGCCCTGGCTGAGCTGACGGACGTCCTGCTGGTGAATGCCCATGAAGCCGCGCTGTTCCTCGGCCCGGGGGCATCCGTCCCGGGTGCCGATGCCCGTGCCGCCCAGTGGGATGCCGTCCGGGAAAGGTTCGCTGAACGGGGGATCCGTCAGGTGCTGGTGACGCTGGGTTCGAACGGCTCCGTGGTGCTGGACTCGCTTGCCTCGCCGGACCGCCTCGTCACCTTTGTGAAGCCCATCAAGGTCTCCGCCGTGGACACCACCGGCGCGGGCGACGCCTTTACCGGCGCCGTTGCCGTCCGGCTCGCGGCCGGCGACGGGCTCGCCGATGCTGCCGCCTTCGCTTCCGTGGCGGCTGCCCTGGCCACCACCCGGAAGGGGACGCAGGCGGCGTATCCCGAAGCGGCTGACGTCGAGCGTCTGCTCGGCTAG
- a CDS encoding MFS transporter, with the protein MTATLTEAKTGRGNVTALMVALLAACVAFQLNASMLSPALVTMGEELNTDQAVIGLSQTWFFTAAALFSLFLPRLSDIIGRKKVLVGMMLLMAVGSVIAALAPDVTWLFVGRIIQGISGPTVPLCLIMLRSAVTNPRKYGTLMGLITAVNGGVAGVDSFVGGYFAEHFGFRSIFWLMVVLALVATALIAFLAGESKPAAGTRMDWLGVFFIVVAVGALLTALNEGSKLVGAFSSSTLMLSIVLVLVSAAAFYAFWTVEKRSGQPMVETVHLRQRSTWAPLLTTTLTMTGIFAVINGIVPAYVQAADPGFGIGPTEMSLIILTPYALLGWIVGPLSGKLAPVLGYTKVLRIGLLGSIAALAIIAFFGLSSLPLMIAGTVLLGIMYAGTVNIMLNGLGVVLSPAGNPGFLPGMNAGAFNLGAGLSFLVLPAVLVATSALGDAKASYLTVVVVGLALTAAAFAASLLIPKPVEAEVAE; encoded by the coding sequence ATGACTGCCACCCTTACTGAAGCAAAGACCGGCCGCGGCAACGTCACCGCCCTGATGGTTGCCCTGCTGGCCGCGTGCGTGGCGTTCCAGCTCAACGCCTCGATGCTCAGCCCGGCCCTGGTGACCATGGGCGAGGAGCTCAACACGGACCAAGCGGTCATCGGCCTCTCGCAGACGTGGTTCTTCACCGCGGCCGCCCTGTTCTCCCTGTTCCTGCCCCGCCTGAGCGACATCATCGGCCGCAAGAAGGTCCTGGTGGGCATGATGCTGCTGATGGCCGTCGGTTCGGTCATTGCCGCCCTCGCGCCGGACGTCACCTGGCTCTTCGTGGGCCGTATCATCCAGGGCATCAGCGGACCCACCGTGCCGCTGTGCCTGATCATGCTGCGCTCCGCCGTCACCAACCCACGCAAGTACGGCACGCTCATGGGGCTCATTACGGCGGTCAATGGCGGCGTTGCCGGCGTCGATTCCTTTGTGGGCGGCTACTTCGCCGAGCACTTCGGTTTCCGTAGCATCTTCTGGCTCATGGTGGTGCTGGCACTGGTTGCCACGGCACTGATCGCGTTCCTGGCCGGCGAAAGCAAGCCCGCCGCCGGCACCCGGATGGACTGGCTGGGTGTGTTCTTCATTGTGGTGGCCGTGGGCGCGCTGCTTACCGCCCTGAATGAAGGGTCGAAGCTGGTGGGTGCCTTCTCTTCCAGCACCCTGATGCTCAGCATTGTGCTGGTCCTGGTGTCCGCCGCCGCGTTCTACGCCTTCTGGACCGTGGAGAAGCGGTCCGGCCAGCCCATGGTGGAAACCGTGCACCTGCGCCAGCGCTCCACGTGGGCGCCGCTGCTGACCACCACCCTGACCATGACCGGCATCTTCGCCGTCATCAACGGCATTGTCCCCGCCTACGTCCAGGCCGCCGACCCCGGCTTTGGCATCGGCCCCACCGAAATGTCGCTGATCATCCTCACCCCGTACGCGCTTTTAGGCTGGATCGTTGGACCGCTCAGCGGCAAGCTCGCTCCCGTGCTGGGCTACACCAAGGTGCTGCGCATCGGGCTTCTCGGCAGCATCGCGGCCCTCGCCATCATCGCGTTCTTCGGCCTCAGCAGCCTGCCCCTGATGATTGCCGGCACGGTCTTGCTGGGCATCATGTACGCCGGTACGGTCAACATCATGCTCAACGGACTCGGTGTTGTCCTCTCGCCCGCCGGCAACCCCGGTTTCCTGCCCGGCATGAACGCCGGCGCCTTCAACCTCGGCGCAGGGCTCAGCTTCCTGGTGCTGCCTGCCGTGCTGGTGGCGACGTCGGCCCTTGGGGATGCGAAGGCGTCCTACCTGACCGTTGTAGTTGTCGGTCTGGCCCTCACCGCGGCGGCGTTCGCCGCCTCGCTGCTGATCCCCAAGCCCGTTGAGGCTGAGGTGGCCGAATGA